One Virgibacillus proomii DNA window includes the following coding sequences:
- a CDS encoding DUF4176 domain-containing protein, translating into MTANVENQWKRLVLQKVDQIAQSFIKETQVELRQHVREFFQSFSQEEKLLQQLYQAYKKKLPVLDVSSDRGTVSYKQNGTSCILAYADKQFSLEEEIFVLLLTNTLEIMREVLPLGSIVELDPAYFKPDRHSTSPSKVVITGRFVAPKHYTSYFPYVGILYPIGEMKAGTQIHFTAPLIKRVIQKGYKDEMEEAFVFLMKQEFIIEKDMNSIEFSHHDMTKLQQEIEQKQKQVIDNEII; encoded by the coding sequence ATGACTGCAAATGTTGAAAATCAATGGAAAAGGCTAGTTTTACAGAAGGTAGACCAAATTGCTCAGTCATTCATCAAGGAAACCCAAGTGGAATTAAGACAGCACGTACGGGAGTTTTTTCAATCTTTTTCGCAAGAGGAAAAGCTATTACAACAACTCTATCAAGCATATAAGAAAAAACTTCCTGTTCTTGATGTATCGTCCGATCGCGGTACGGTTTCGTACAAACAAAATGGTACCTCATGCATTCTTGCATATGCAGATAAGCAATTTTCACTAGAGGAGGAGATATTTGTTTTGCTGTTAACGAACACGCTAGAAATCATGAGAGAAGTTCTGCCGCTTGGATCGATCGTGGAATTAGATCCAGCCTATTTTAAGCCGGATCGTCATTCCACATCCCCTTCTAAAGTAGTCATCACCGGTCGTTTTGTAGCTCCAAAGCATTATACCAGCTATTTTCCGTATGTCGGCATTCTTTATCCAATCGGTGAAATGAAAGCTGGCACGCAAATTCATTTTACGGCTCCATTGATAAAGAGAGTGATTCAGAAAGGTTATAAGGATGAGATGGAAGAAGCTTTTGTTTTCCTGATGAAACAAGAATTTATAATAGAAAAAGACATGAACTCCATTGAATTTTCCCACCATGATATGACCAAGCTTCAACAGGAGATAGAACAAAAGCAAAAGCAGGTGATTGATAATGAAATTATATGA
- a CDS encoding helix-turn-helix domain-containing protein: MGPFIKLQRTKRNMTQEELAEGIVSLSYLSKIENQKTKASPQIIQLLCDRLGIELMDKADSQIEEKCKEWYDLLFDRYDKQLITANYEELQQMMDRSINNHLIMFEIHKIRYYVVLRDFEKASNKINELYGMVDSFNHTQSYYWYKFKGNHYSLKEDHQQAMRCYKTAEEKIRLANIDEAEIANLHYTLSVTHSKLWEELEAIDYAKQAMAVFQRNYDFISCALCHILLGISYQRIKMLKRAMKNYNLAKHLGELNSNEEVVQLVDLNIGYLYRITGNSEAAIKNYLIAAKSKKIDYNHRLAAIINLIQEYFTIREYAKVREYLRQAENILELAKNKYYNKLYDYSIQVYKYLLNGDVNKFKSILTDDFLPYLKQQGDYGNLVIYAKLLAAQLEEMGKYKESVQYYKLVSNSYNKLINL; the protein is encoded by the coding sequence ATGGGTCCTTTTATTAAATTACAACGAACGAAGCGCAATATGACACAGGAGGAATTGGCGGAAGGTATCGTTTCATTATCTTATTTATCTAAAATAGAAAATCAAAAGACAAAAGCTAGCCCGCAAATCATTCAATTACTATGTGATCGCTTGGGGATTGAGCTTATGGATAAAGCAGATTCACAGATTGAGGAGAAGTGCAAAGAATGGTATGATCTGCTGTTTGACAGGTATGATAAGCAACTAATAACAGCAAATTATGAAGAACTACAACAGATGATGGACCGGAGTATAAATAATCATTTAATAATGTTCGAGATTCATAAAATTCGTTACTATGTCGTTTTACGTGATTTTGAAAAGGCTTCCAATAAAATCAACGAGCTGTATGGAATGGTTGATTCATTTAATCATACACAAAGCTATTATTGGTATAAATTTAAAGGCAACCATTACTCACTTAAAGAAGACCACCAACAAGCGATGCGGTGTTATAAAACAGCAGAGGAAAAGATTCGCTTAGCAAATATTGACGAAGCGGAAATCGCTAATTTGCATTATACATTATCCGTAACGCATAGTAAGCTGTGGGAAGAACTAGAAGCAATTGATTATGCAAAGCAAGCAATGGCAGTATTTCAGCGGAACTATGATTTTATTAGCTGTGCTCTCTGTCATATTTTATTAGGAATATCATATCAAAGAATTAAAATGCTAAAACGAGCAATGAAAAATTATAATTTAGCAAAGCATTTGGGGGAATTAAATAGCAATGAAGAGGTCGTTCAACTAGTTGACCTTAATATTGGATATTTATACAGGATTACGGGAAACTCAGAAGCAGCAATCAAAAATTATTTGATTGCTGCTAAAAGTAAAAAAATAGATTATAATCACAGGTTAGCAGCGATTATTAACTTAATTCAAGAATATTTCACGATTAGGGAGTATGCGAAAGTAAGAGAGTATTTAAGACAGGCCGAGAATATATTAGAACTAGCAAAAAACAAGTATTATAACAAACTATATGATTACAGTATTCAAGTATATAAATATTTGTTAAATGGTGATGTAAATAAGTTTAAAAGTATATTAACAGATGACTTTCTACCTTACCTGAAGCAACAAGGTGATTATGGTAATTTGGTGATTTATGCAAAATTGCTGGCAGCTCAGCTAGAGGAAATGGGTAAGTATAAAGAATCTGTTCAATATTATAAATTAGTAAGTAACAGTTACAACAAACTAATCAATTTGTAA
- a CDS encoding helix-turn-helix domain-containing protein — MEIGPFIKLQRTKRNMTQGELSKGIVSLSYLSKIENKKTKPNPEIIQLLCNRLGIELTDETDLQIEEKCKEWYDMLFDRYDKRVMTEKYEELQQLMDRSINNNTLLFEIHKIRYYIVLRDYGKALQKINELNEMVDTFSDTHAYYWYKFKGNYYSHKEEQHQAMRCYKTAEEKIRLANINEAEIADLHYIFSVTHSKLWEDLEAIDYAKQAMEVFQRDYNFIRCAQCHILLGISYQRIKMPERALKNYNLAKHLGELNHSEDVVQLAHHNLGYMHSTMGNSEEAIKNYLIALENKELEHKDRLAAITRLIQEYYTISDFDKVKQHLRQAEEILELAKNKYYYKFFNYIIQVYMYLLNGDVKKFRLVLADDFIPYLKQQGDYGNLAIYAKLLAAKLEEIGKYKESVQYYKLASNSYNNLIKL; from the coding sequence ATGGAAATTGGCCCTTTTATTAAATTACAGCGAACAAAGCGTAATATGACACAAGGTGAATTATCGAAAGGCATCGTTTCCTTATCCTATTTATCAAAAATAGAAAATAAAAAGACAAAGCCAAACCCGGAAATCATTCAATTACTTTGCAACCGATTAGGAATTGAACTAACGGATGAGACTGACTTACAGATTGAAGAGAAGTGCAAAGAATGGTACGATATGCTGTTTGACAGGTATGATAAGCGCGTTATGACAGAGAAGTATGAAGAATTACAACAGCTGATGGATCGAAGTATTAATAATAACACACTCTTGTTCGAAATTCATAAAATTCGTTATTATATCGTTTTAAGGGACTATGGAAAAGCATTACAGAAAATCAATGAGCTGAATGAAATGGTAGACACATTTAGTGATACACATGCCTACTATTGGTATAAATTTAAAGGCAACTATTACTCACATAAAGAAGAGCAGCATCAAGCAATGCGTTGTTATAAAACAGCAGAGGAAAAGATTCGCCTAGCCAATATTAATGAAGCGGAAATCGCCGATTTGCATTATATATTTTCAGTCACCCACAGCAAACTATGGGAAGACTTAGAGGCTATCGATTATGCGAAGCAGGCAATGGAAGTATTTCAACGGGATTATAATTTTATTCGCTGTGCACAATGTCATATCTTATTAGGAATATCGTATCAAAGAATTAAGATGCCAGAGAGAGCGTTAAAAAATTATAATCTGGCAAAACACTTAGGAGAATTAAATCACAGTGAAGATGTCGTTCAACTAGCGCATCATAATCTTGGATATATGCACTCAACAATGGGCAATTCGGAAGAAGCAATCAAGAATTACTTAATTGCTCTTGAAAATAAAGAATTAGAACACAAAGATAGATTAGCAGCTATTACTCGTTTAATTCAAGAATATTACACAATTAGTGATTTTGATAAAGTAAAACAGCATTTACGACAGGCCGAGGAAATATTGGAATTAGCTAAAAACAAGTATTACTACAAATTTTTTAATTACATTATTCAAGTATATATGTATTTGTTAAATGGCGATGTAAAAAAGTTTAGATTGGTATTAGCAGATGACTTTATACCTTATCTGAAACAGCAAGGCGATTACGGCAATCTAGCAATCTACGCAAAATTGCTGGCAGCAAAGTTAGAAGAGATAGGGAAGTATAAAGAGTCTGTTCAATATTATAAACTAGCAAGCAACAGTTATAACAATTTAATTAAATTATAG
- a CDS encoding transposase encodes MTIIRQESLFGIQELYDMEPTQKYEAIISTINLDAIYYEINKKSRLGAPVKLNYAAMIISIFVRIVERIPTIKDLIKRLNDDITFKWNCGFLVSDKVPSEAAYSRILTKLSDSKILEKEQEKVTLQAIVGGFITDDTVAIDATHFEARDQAPPKEEKPKAEPKKRGRKSKEEREKWLIEQAEKEAHLPLFEKKIKAQLNVPLAELRAEVPQDPKWGVKKNSEGKNVFWYGYKGHLAVGTSSQYILQSLFSSGSMNDGKAAIPLLKGVNGLPLSTLHYQTMDAGYDYDPIYEQVHRMGQQSVIAYNKKNEGDPVGFDKQFAPTCFREHSYRYDSFDARYETLKFTGPKECKDCPLANEGICQKVDKVKITTDLRRYTAPARGSKSWKTIFKRRTAVERVNAYLKEFFQLNNVRYRTGKRAKVHFDIVTLVYNASKLAADRINVLLNQQQAA; translated from the coding sequence ATGACCATTATACGACAAGAAAGCTTATTTGGCATCCAAGAATTATACGACATGGAACCTACCCAAAAATATGAAGCAATTATTTCAACTATAAACTTGGATGCCATCTATTACGAAATTAATAAAAAATCACGCCTGGGTGCGCCCGTAAAACTTAATTACGCAGCTATGATTATTTCTATTTTTGTACGGATCGTGGAACGCATTCCAACGATAAAGGATCTAATCAAACGACTAAATGATGATATTACATTTAAATGGAATTGTGGCTTCCTTGTTTCTGATAAGGTCCCTTCTGAAGCTGCCTACTCCCGGATTTTAACCAAGTTAAGTGACTCGAAAATCCTAGAAAAGGAACAAGAAAAAGTTACTCTTCAAGCAATTGTAGGGGGCTTTATTACGGATGACACCGTAGCTATTGATGCAACCCATTTCGAAGCACGTGATCAAGCACCGCCAAAAGAAGAAAAGCCAAAAGCTGAACCCAAAAAACGTGGGCGAAAATCCAAGGAAGAGCGTGAAAAATGGCTGATTGAACAAGCAGAGAAGGAAGCTCATCTCCCGCTTTTCGAAAAGAAAATAAAAGCACAATTGAATGTACCTTTAGCCGAATTGCGCGCTGAAGTTCCTCAGGACCCAAAATGGGGTGTGAAAAAGAACTCGGAAGGAAAGAATGTTTTCTGGTATGGCTATAAAGGCCATTTAGCTGTTGGCACATCAAGTCAATACATTCTACAATCCCTTTTTTCCTCAGGCAGTATGAATGACGGAAAGGCTGCCATCCCATTATTAAAGGGTGTTAATGGACTTCCTCTCTCGACATTACACTATCAGACAATGGATGCCGGCTATGATTATGATCCGATCTATGAACAAGTGCATCGTATGGGACAACAATCTGTCATTGCTTACAATAAGAAAAATGAAGGCGATCCAGTGGGCTTTGACAAACAATTTGCCCCGACTTGCTTTCGTGAACATTCTTATCGTTATGATAGCTTTGATGCCAGGTACGAAACGTTGAAATTTACAGGACCAAAAGAATGCAAGGACTGTCCTTTAGCAAACGAGGGGATCTGTCAAAAGGTTGACAAGGTAAAAATTACGACAGACCTTCGAAGATATACAGCACCTGCTCGTGGATCCAAATCTTGGAAAACTATTTTCAAACGTCGCACGGCTGTTGAACGTGTGAATGCCTATCTCAAGGAGTTTTTCCAACTCAACAATGTTCGTTATCGAACTGGAAAACGAGCAAAAGTACACTTTGACATCGTAACACTTGTTTATAATGCTTCAAAATTGGCTGCGGATCGTATCAATGTACTGTTAAACCAGCAACAAGCTGCTTAA
- a CDS encoding YIP1 family protein produces MKNIISLGKVLYKPNNTLNMQLQKKDLSPKIIIICIITTLLAIVSTLSTREEQITLILGSSIDEHLFDAYKTFMLVGVAFSALINPLIIIFINTLSFYILFIILRVKSNFRVIFCLGIFAYIPLLIDLFLRTIIQLITKEPISISPTSLFFFLQGSESFIANILITISLTSLWQFFIYYKGFKLIFENKQQTKVKSVLIFIAMFSLIINPIIQM; encoded by the coding sequence ATGAAAAATATAATATCTTTAGGAAAAGTTTTATATAAACCTAATAATACTTTAAATATGCAACTACAAAAGAAGGATTTATCACCTAAAATTATTATAATTTGCATTATTACTACTTTATTAGCTATAGTTTCTACTCTTTCAACGAGAGAAGAACAAATAACCTTAATTTTAGGCTCATCAATAGATGAACATCTTTTTGATGCATATAAAACATTCATGTTGGTTGGAGTAGCTTTTTCAGCACTAATAAACCCTCTTATCATTATTTTCATTAATACTTTATCTTTTTATATATTGTTTATTATATTACGTGTTAAATCTAATTTCAGAGTAATTTTTTGTTTAGGTATATTTGCATATATTCCTTTATTAATTGATTTATTTTTAAGAACTATCATTCAACTGATAACTAAAGAGCCAATTAGTATATCTCCAACAAGCTTATTTTTCTTTCTTCAGGGTTCGGAATCATTTATTGCAAATATTTTAATAACAATATCTTTAACAAGTTTATGGCAGTTCTTTATTTATTATAAAGGGTTCAAACTAATATTTGAAAATAAACAACAAACTAAAGTTAAAAGTGTACTTATATTTATAGCGATGTTCTCGTTAATTATAAATCCTATAATTCAAATGTGA
- a CDS encoding stage II sporulation protein M: protein MLYRLKEYKLLIICALTIYFLSMVFGIYFGKSIDGSTNEKIIMSSDPLDYLKNNIKAILVFIAGLLTFGISSIIQLTLNGMMLGVGIEGLTNRTTLLESFLYILPHGLFEIPAIILAGAIGLYPYKIIISLIKGQKIKVNFVNMIYIIGLIVSLLVLAAFVESYITPLVINFIE from the coding sequence ATGTTATACAGACTAAAAGAATATAAACTATTAATTATATGTGCGCTAACTATTTACTTTCTTTCTATGGTATTTGGTATATATTTTGGAAAAAGTATAGATGGTTCTACAAATGAAAAGATAATAATGTCTAGTGACCCATTGGATTACCTCAAAAATAACATAAAAGCTATATTGGTATTTATCGCTGGATTGTTAACATTTGGAATTTCAAGTATTATCCAACTTACTTTAAATGGTATGATGCTCGGTGTAGGTATTGAAGGGTTAACTAATAGAACAACTCTTTTGGAATCTTTCTTGTATATTTTACCTCATGGTTTATTTGAGATACCAGCAATAATATTGGCTGGAGCAATTGGATTATACCCTTATAAAATTATAATTAGTCTGATAAAAGGTCAAAAAATTAAAGTTAACTTTGTTAATATGATTTATATTATTGGATTAATAGTATCTTTACTTGTGCTCGCTGCTTTTGTTGAATCTTATATAACACCCCTAGTAATTAACTTTATTGAATAG
- a CDS encoding ABC transporter ATP-binding protein, whose product MEVALKVDNLNFSFSDDEVQNEILNDVSLEIYKGEIVGILGHNGAGKTTLLNCMTNIYTDFDSGSVTITNDLKIGYVPTEMYIYNLLTPEEFLLFIGRLNNIKHKALKQNILKYLKEFDMYDMKDEYIKKLSFGTKHKLSLIAGIIPNPDILVLDEPMTGYDAKSTYKTKQFLKNLSSKNGISIVMSSHRLDIVQDLCSRIIVLDKGKVLYQGDIKNLIKDYSDNSLETVLLSITK is encoded by the coding sequence ATGGAGGTTGCTTTGAAAGTAGATAATTTAAACTTTTCATTCTCTGATGATGAAGTCCAAAATGAAATATTGAATGATGTCTCTTTAGAAATATACAAGGGTGAAATAGTTGGTATACTTGGCCACAATGGAGCAGGAAAAACTACTCTTTTAAATTGTATGACTAATATTTATACGGATTTTGACAGTGGCTCAGTTACCATTACTAATGATTTAAAGATAGGCTATGTTCCAACAGAAATGTATATTTACAATTTATTAACTCCAGAGGAATTCTTATTATTTATCGGTAGGTTGAATAATATTAAACACAAAGCACTAAAACAAAATATATTAAAGTATTTAAAAGAATTTGATATGTATGATATGAAAGATGAATACATAAAAAAACTATCTTTTGGTACTAAACATAAACTATCCTTAATAGCAGGTATTATTCCTAATCCCGATATTTTAGTATTAGATGAACCTATGACAGGTTATGATGCAAAATCTACATATAAAACAAAACAATTTTTAAAAAATTTATCTTCTAAAAATGGAATTAGCATAGTTATGTCATCGCACAGATTAGATATAGTTCAAGATCTGTGTAGTAGAATCATTGTTTTAGATAAAGGAAAAGTTTTGTACCAAGGAGATATTAAAAATTTAATTAAGGATTATTCGGATAATTCCCTTGAAACTGTTTTATTGTCTATTACTAAATAA
- a CDS encoding uberolysin/carnocyclin family circular bacteriocin: MENVLDLVSSMGISHDTAKKVVDMVNAGASAWSIAALIISSGGIIGMGYAALVLLIKRKLKKLGEAAVVAW; the protein is encoded by the coding sequence ATGGAAAATGTTTTAGATTTGGTTTCTTCTATGGGAATCTCTCATGACACAGCCAAAAAAGTTGTTGATATGGTTAATGCCGGAGCATCAGCTTGGTCAATTGCTGCACTTATTATATCTTCCGGTGGAATTATTGGAATGGGGTATGCTGCTCTAGTTCTACTTATTAAACGAAAACTTAAAAAATTGGGAGAAGCAGCTGTAGTAGCTTGGTAA
- a CDS encoding LytR/AlgR family response regulator transcription factor, producing MKNTILLINGRDFPINIKSRLNNIQQFHFLEIMSLHEFKEINENKLLVALIVVNDINSFLFAKNLRDKVPNTEIIFFSKNASFAYKSFEFRPINFFVFPIDFGELLNEVYSIYYKNNVKGGSDHYFHLKVQEGLYILNVEEIIFIEKREKKVIVYLKNKKELIFYGTLKNLEEKLINYNFVRTHQSFLVPLKEILEIKQDSLFSSYIIKLRSCRREIQLSKSKYSKVLSLLQSNTLSLTT from the coding sequence TTGAAAAATACAATTTTACTAATTAATGGGAGAGATTTTCCTATAAATATAAAATCAAGGTTGAATAATATTCAACAATTTCACTTTCTAGAAATTATGAGTTTACATGAATTTAAAGAAATCAATGAAAATAAATTATTAGTAGCATTGATTGTAGTAAATGATATTAATTCCTTTTTATTTGCAAAAAATTTACGCGACAAAGTTCCTAATACGGAAATCATTTTCTTTTCTAAGAATGCTAGTTTTGCCTATAAATCGTTTGAGTTTAGACCAATCAACTTTTTTGTATTCCCGATTGATTTTGGTGAATTATTAAATGAGGTGTATAGTATATATTATAAAAATAATGTAAAAGGAGGAAGTGACCATTATTTTCACCTTAAAGTTCAAGAAGGACTATATATATTAAACGTCGAAGAAATAATTTTTATAGAGAAAAGAGAAAAAAAGGTAATCGTTTATTTAAAGAATAAAAAGGAATTAATATTTTATGGTACTTTAAAAAATTTAGAGGAAAAATTAATAAACTATAATTTTGTTCGCACACATCAATCATTTTTAGTACCACTAAAAGAAATATTAGAAATTAAACAGGATTCATTGTTTTCTTCCTATATTATTAAACTCAGGAGTTGCAGGAGAGAGATTCAACTGAGTAAATCCAAATACTCTAAAGTATTATCTCTCTTGCAATCCAATACTTTATCTTTAACAACGTGA
- a CDS encoding transposase translates to MYPYNNGYIEGVNNTIKVLKRNSFGINSFKRMKKKILWQQEIKKIRVKRDSGVDFPPSHLTENRKN, encoded by the coding sequence ATGTATCCATATAATAATGGCTATATAGAAGGAGTAAATAACACCATAAAAGTGTTAAAGCGTAATTCATTTGGAATTAATAGTTTTAAGCGAATGAAAAAGAAAATACTGTGGCAACAAGAGATTAAAAAAATCAGGGTCAAAAGAGATAGTGGAGTCGATTTTCCACCATCACATTTGACAGAGAACCGAAAAAATTAG
- a CDS encoding helix-turn-helix domain-containing protein, giving the protein MDRYQRCTNSAQTSALTYSAVGSFTLAARLAGISTNRLIRLFTDIN; this is encoded by the coding sequence GTGGATCGCTACCAAAGGTGTACGAATTCTGCACAGACTTCTGCTTTAACGTATTCTGCCGTAGGTTCATTTACCTTGGCAGCGCGATTAGCAGGAATCAGTACCAATCGGTTAATCCGTCTATTTACCGACATCAACTAA
- a CDS encoding IS3 family transposase codes for MSRKQPADNASMENFFGILKKEMYYGEKLVIYEELKQRIEEYIYWYNHERSKVKLTGLSPFEYRNQSSQSAV; via the coding sequence ATGTCACGTAAGCAACCTGCGGATAATGCTTCGATGGAGAATTTCTTTGGCATCTTAAAGAAAGAAATGTATTATGGAGAGAAATTAGTAATTTATGAAGAATTAAAACAACGGATTGAAGAATACATCTACTGGTATAACCACGAGCGATCAAAAGTAAAATTGACTGGACTGAGTCCGTTCGAATACCGAAATCAATCCAGCCAATCAGCTGTATAA
- a CDS encoding transposase, which yields MRYQSGNTRYKNRINRRGNKKLQKILYFMIFSMISLRKKGNNHIIDYYDKLKKQPQRKPHKVAVIAWYK from the coding sequence ATGCGTTATCAATCAGGTAATACACGATATAAAAACCGTATTAATAGACGTGGAAATAAGAAACTACAAAAAATATTATACTTTATGATTTTTTCCATGATTTCATTACGAAAAAAAGGAAACAATCATATCATTGATTACTATGACAAATTGAAAAAACAACCTCAGAGGAAACCTCATAAGGTTGCGGTGATAGCGTGGTATAAATAA
- a CDS encoding CamS family sex pheromone protein produces MKKLSIWIIGALLLLAGCGPDVNEDKVVQDNESNSKEKQAIVPSYQLSEENYKMILPFEPGKARGVIVDQVANRLDIDEMEEGLRRHSKDVYDPSKYLFQEGQYITEELVIEWIDKLNPKKKEKADKDYYEKNPRYLSHILEQNYLVKKEDNSVSLQGISIGIAMKSNYQFQTETGGPTYETNISQAKMMEQANKIAQKIIKDVRKIKGLEKVPVMMAIYREEAQSSPVPGNFVAKTTIPEGSSTIGDWKKIDEEYVLFPSEEGKKKYYEDQEIVNSFGKEIATYFPNYVGIIGQGFYVDGKLQKMTIEIPIEFYGRSEVVGFTQYAYGLIQEMFADHYALEVKITSSDKLESFIYRNADAKKPTVHILN; encoded by the coding sequence GTGAAAAAGCTTAGTATATGGATAATCGGTGCACTTTTATTGCTAGCGGGTTGCGGACCTGATGTAAATGAAGATAAAGTTGTCCAAGATAATGAATCTAATTCGAAAGAGAAACAAGCGATTGTCCCCAGCTATCAGCTCTCTGAAGAAAATTATAAAATGATACTGCCATTTGAACCGGGAAAAGCAAGAGGAGTAATAGTTGATCAAGTTGCCAATCGTCTAGATATTGATGAAATGGAAGAAGGGCTGCGCAGACACTCTAAAGATGTGTATGATCCTAGCAAGTACTTGTTTCAAGAAGGACAATACATTACAGAAGAATTAGTTATAGAATGGATTGACAAATTAAATCCTAAGAAAAAAGAAAAGGCAGATAAGGATTATTATGAAAAAAATCCGCGTTATCTTTCACATATTTTAGAGCAAAATTATCTAGTGAAAAAGGAAGATAACTCGGTTTCCTTGCAAGGAATATCAATTGGTATTGCAATGAAGTCCAATTATCAATTTCAGACGGAGACAGGCGGTCCTACTTATGAAACAAATATTTCTCAAGCGAAGATGATGGAGCAAGCGAATAAAATTGCACAGAAGATAATTAAGGATGTCAGGAAAATTAAAGGACTTGAAAAAGTACCAGTAATGATGGCAATATATCGTGAAGAAGCACAATCATCTCCTGTTCCGGGAAACTTCGTAGCAAAAACAACCATTCCGGAAGGCAGTTCTACCATCGGGGACTGGAAAAAGATAGATGAGGAATATGTTTTATTCCCTTCTGAAGAGGGCAAAAAGAAGTATTATGAAGATCAAGAAATTGTCAATAGTTTTGGTAAAGAAATAGCAACGTATTTCCCGAATTATGTCGGCATTATTGGGCAAGGATTTTACGTAGATGGTAAACTACAAAAAATGACAATTGAAATCCCTATCGAATTTTATGGTAGAAGTGAGGTTGTTGGTTTCACGCAATATGCCTATGGTCTCATCCAGGAAATGTTTGCTGATCACTATGCTTTAGAAGTAAAAATAACTTCCAGTGACAAATTAGAAAGCTTTATTTATCGAAATGCAGATGCAAAGAAGCCAACTGTGCATATATTAAACTAA